One Ahaetulla prasina isolate Xishuangbanna chromosome 10, ASM2864084v1, whole genome shotgun sequence genomic region harbors:
- the LOC131204504 gene encoding serine/threonine-protein kinase 40 isoform X2, translated as MELRMKRRAPDRGGGETSAKVLCPGISGSSTKRAGPFILGPRLGNSSVPSIVQCLARKDGTDDFYQLKILTLEDKNDHGTETQEERQGKMLLHTEFSLLSLLHNQDGVVHHHGLFQDRTCELVEDLESSRMVRKMKKRICLVLDCLCAHDFSDKTAELINLQHYVIKEKRLSERETVVIFYDVVRVVEALHKKNIVHRDLKLGNMVLNKRTHRITITNFCLGKHLVSEDDLLKDQRGSPAYISPDVLSGRPYRGKPSDMWALGVVLFTMLYGQFPFYDSIPQELFRKIKAAEYAIPEDGRVSENTVCLIRKLLVLDPQQRLAASEVLESLSSIIASWQSMSTLSGPLQVVPDVDDQLVNPEHAHEAKVTEECSQYEFENYMRQQLLLAEEKNTLHEAKNFLQKRQFGSVPPVRRLGHDAQPMNALDAAVLAQRYLRK; from the exons atgg AGCTCAGAATGAAGCGACGAGCCCCCGATAGAGGTGGTGGGGAAACATCAGCCAAGGTCCTCTGCCCAGGGATTTCCGGCAGTAGCACCAAAAGAGCCGGGCCTTTCATTCTTG GCCCACGTTTGGGCAACTCCTCAGTGCCTAGCATTGTTCAGTGCTTGGCAAGAAAGGATGGGACAGACGACTTCTATCAGCTGAAG ATCCTCACCTTGGAGGACAAGAATGACCATGGCACAGAAACCCAAGAGGAACGTCAGGGCAAAATGCTGCTGCACACAgagttctccctcctctctctcctgcaCAATCAGGATGGGGTGGTCCATCATCATGGCCTTTTCCAG GACCGAACCTGCGAGCTGGTGGAAGATCTGGAGTCCAGTCGGATGGTCCGAAAAATGAAGAAACGTATTTGTTTAGTGTTGGACTGCCTCTGTGCCCATGACTTCAGTGACAAGACAGCTGAGCTCATCAATCTCCAGCATTATGTCATCAAAGAGAAGCGGCTTAGTGAACGAGAGACCGTTGTCATCTTCTATGATGTTGTGCGGGTGGTGGAAGCCTTGCACAAG aaGAACATTGTGCACAGAGACTTGAAACTGGGGAACATGGTGCTAAACAAAAG GACCCACCGAATTACAATCACCAACTTCTGCCTTGGGAAGCATTTGGTGAGTGAAGATGACCTGCTGAAGGACCAGCGGGGCAGCCCCGCCTACATTAGTCCCGATGTCCTCAGCG GTCGGCCGTACCGCGGCAAGCCCAGTGACATGTGGGCGCTGGGAGTGGTCCTTTTCACCATGCTATACGGACAGTTCCCTTTCTACGACAGCATCCCTCAAGAGCTCTTCCGCAAGATCAAGGCTGCCGAATACGCCATCCCAGA AGACGGGCGGGTGTCCGAAAACACCGTCTGCTTGATCCGGAAGCTGCTGGTCTTGGACCCTCAGCAACGCCTGGCGGCCTCGGAAGTGCTTGAATCCCTCAGCTCCATAATTGCATCCTG GCAGTCCATGTCCACCCTCAGTGGGCCCTTGCAGGTGGTGCCTGATGTCGACGATCAGTTGGTCAACCCAGAACATGCGCATGAG GCAAAGGTGACTGAGGAGTGTTCCCAGTACGAGTTTGAGAATTACATGAGGCAGCAGCTCTTGCTAGCGGAGGAGAAGAACACGCTCCACGAGGCAAAGAACTTCCTGCAAAAGCGGCAGTTTGGCAGCGTCCCTCCAGTGAGACGCCTTGGCCACGATGCCCAGCCCATGAACGCCCTGGACGCCGCCGTCCTCGCACAGCGCTACCTTCGGAAGTAG
- the LOC131204504 gene encoding serine/threonine-protein kinase 40 isoform X1, protein MELRMKRRAPDRGGGETSAKVLCPGISGSSTKRAGPFILGPRLGNSSVPSIVQCLARKDGTDDFYQLKILTLEDKNDHGTETQEERQGKMLLHTEFSLLSLLHNQDGVVHHHGLFQDRTCELVEDLESSRMVRKMKKRICLVLDCLCAHDFSDKTAELINLQHYVIKEKRLSERETVVIFYDVVRVVEALHKKNIVHRDLKLGNMVLNKRTHRITITNFCLGKHLVSEDDLLKDQRGSPAYISPDVLSGRPYRGKPSDMWALGVVLFTMLYGQFPFYDSIPQELFRKIKAAEYAIPDRDGRVSENTVCLIRKLLVLDPQQRLAASEVLESLSSIIASWQSMSTLSGPLQVVPDVDDQLVNPEHAHEAKVTEECSQYEFENYMRQQLLLAEEKNTLHEAKNFLQKRQFGSVPPVRRLGHDAQPMNALDAAVLAQRYLRK, encoded by the exons atgg AGCTCAGAATGAAGCGACGAGCCCCCGATAGAGGTGGTGGGGAAACATCAGCCAAGGTCCTCTGCCCAGGGATTTCCGGCAGTAGCACCAAAAGAGCCGGGCCTTTCATTCTTG GCCCACGTTTGGGCAACTCCTCAGTGCCTAGCATTGTTCAGTGCTTGGCAAGAAAGGATGGGACAGACGACTTCTATCAGCTGAAG ATCCTCACCTTGGAGGACAAGAATGACCATGGCACAGAAACCCAAGAGGAACGTCAGGGCAAAATGCTGCTGCACACAgagttctccctcctctctctcctgcaCAATCAGGATGGGGTGGTCCATCATCATGGCCTTTTCCAG GACCGAACCTGCGAGCTGGTGGAAGATCTGGAGTCCAGTCGGATGGTCCGAAAAATGAAGAAACGTATTTGTTTAGTGTTGGACTGCCTCTGTGCCCATGACTTCAGTGACAAGACAGCTGAGCTCATCAATCTCCAGCATTATGTCATCAAAGAGAAGCGGCTTAGTGAACGAGAGACCGTTGTCATCTTCTATGATGTTGTGCGGGTGGTGGAAGCCTTGCACAAG aaGAACATTGTGCACAGAGACTTGAAACTGGGGAACATGGTGCTAAACAAAAG GACCCACCGAATTACAATCACCAACTTCTGCCTTGGGAAGCATTTGGTGAGTGAAGATGACCTGCTGAAGGACCAGCGGGGCAGCCCCGCCTACATTAGTCCCGATGTCCTCAGCG GTCGGCCGTACCGCGGCAAGCCCAGTGACATGTGGGCGCTGGGAGTGGTCCTTTTCACCATGCTATACGGACAGTTCCCTTTCTACGACAGCATCCCTCAAGAGCTCTTCCGCAAGATCAAGGCTGCCGAATACGCCATCCCAGA CAGAGACGGGCGGGTGTCCGAAAACACCGTCTGCTTGATCCGGAAGCTGCTGGTCTTGGACCCTCAGCAACGCCTGGCGGCCTCGGAAGTGCTTGAATCCCTCAGCTCCATAATTGCATCCTG GCAGTCCATGTCCACCCTCAGTGGGCCCTTGCAGGTGGTGCCTGATGTCGACGATCAGTTGGTCAACCCAGAACATGCGCATGAG GCAAAGGTGACTGAGGAGTGTTCCCAGTACGAGTTTGAGAATTACATGAGGCAGCAGCTCTTGCTAGCGGAGGAGAAGAACACGCTCCACGAGGCAAAGAACTTCCTGCAAAAGCGGCAGTTTGGCAGCGTCCCTCCAGTGAGACGCCTTGGCCACGATGCCCAGCCCATGAACGCCCTGGACGCCGCCGTCCTCGCACAGCGCTACCTTCGGAAGTAG